The Hyperolius riggenbachi isolate aHypRig1 chromosome 3, aHypRig1.pri, whole genome shotgun sequence genome window below encodes:
- the KRAS gene encoding GTPase KRas isoform X2, which produces MTEYKLVVVGAGGVGKSALTIQLIQNHFVDEYDPTIEDSYRKQVVIDGETCLLDILDTAGQEEYSAMRDQYMRTGEGFLCVFAINNTKSFEDIHHYREQIKRVKDSEDVPMVLVGNKCDLPSRTVDTKQAQDLARSYGIPFIETSAKTRQGVDDAFYTLVREIRKHKEKMSKEGKKKKKKSKSKCVIL; this is translated from the exons ATGACGGAATATAAGCTTGTGGTGGTTGGCGCTGGAGGCGTGGGGAAGAGCGCCCTGACCATTCAGCTCATTCAGAACCATTTTGTGGACGAATATGATCCTACTATAGAG GACTCTTACAGAAAACAAGTGGTCATCGATGGGGAGACCTGCTTATTGGACATCCTGGACACGGCAGGTCAAGAGGAGTACAGTGCGATGAGGGACCAGTACATGAGGACGGGGGAGGGGTTTCTCTGTGTATTTGCCATTAATAACACTAAATCCTTTGAGGACATTCACCATTATAG AGAACAGATAAAGCGAGTGAAGGATTCAGAGGATGTACCGATGGTTTTAGTCGGCAACAAATGTGATCTGCCTTCTAGGACGGTAGACACCAAGCAAGCTCAGGACTTAGCGCGGAGTTACGGAATCCCTTTTATTGAGACCTCTGCGAAAaccagacag GGAGTGGATGATGCCTTCTACACTTTAGTACGAGAAATCCGAAAGCACAAAGAGAAGATGAGCAAagaggggaagaagaagaagaaaaaatccaagtCGAAGTGCGTCATTCTGTGA
- the KRAS gene encoding GTPase KRas isoform X1, translating to MTEYKLVVVGAGGVGKSALTIQLIQNHFVDEYDPTIEDSYRKQVVIDGETCLLDILDTAGQEEYSAMRDQYMRTGEGFLCVFAINNTKSFEDIHHYREQIKRVKDSEDVPMVLVGNKCDLPSRTVDTKQAQDLARSYGIPFIETSAKTRQRVEDAFYTLVREIRQFRLKKMSKEEKTPGCMPIKKCRMM from the exons ATGACGGAATATAAGCTTGTGGTGGTTGGCGCTGGAGGCGTGGGGAAGAGCGCCCTGACCATTCAGCTCATTCAGAACCATTTTGTGGACGAATATGATCCTACTATAGAG GACTCTTACAGAAAACAAGTGGTCATCGATGGGGAGACCTGCTTATTGGACATCCTGGACACGGCAGGTCAAGAGGAGTACAGTGCGATGAGGGACCAGTACATGAGGACGGGGGAGGGGTTTCTCTGTGTATTTGCCATTAATAACACTAAATCCTTTGAGGACATTCACCATTATAG AGAACAGATAAAGCGAGTGAAGGATTCAGAGGATGTACCGATGGTTTTAGTCGGCAACAAATGTGATCTGCCTTCTAGGACGGTAGACACCAAGCAAGCTCAGGACTTAGCGCGGAGTTACGGAATCCCTTTTATTGAGACCTCTGCGAAAaccagacag AGAGTTGAGGATGCCTTTTATACTCTGGTGAGAGAGATCCGCCAGTTCAGACTGAAAAAGATGAGCAAAGAGGAGAAGACGCCCGGCTGCATGCCCATTAAAAAGTGCCGCATGATGTGA